The sequence GGGTGTTGGGGGTTCGAATCCCTCCTGGCCTGTAAACTATGGAGATTTTATGGATCTCAAATCTAAATTGGATGGCATCAAGGATTACTTCAGAGAAGTTTATGTGGAAGCTAAAAGGGTCACATGGCCGTCAAGAAAAGATGCTGTTAAAGGGACTTATGTTGTATTGATAACAGTTGCAATTGCAGCAATATTTCTTGGTATTGTCGATGTAGGAT is a genomic window of Pseudomonadota bacterium containing:
- the secE gene encoding preprotein translocase subunit SecE, encoding MDLKSKLDGIKDYFREVYVEAKRVTWPSRKDAVKGTYVVLITVAIAAIFLGIVDVGLAKIIQALLRG